From Cyanobium sp. Tous-M-B4, the proteins below share one genomic window:
- the urtE gene encoding urea ABC transporter ATP-binding subunit UrtE has translation MTTPAQGESSRLLSVRGLNVYYGESHILRNVDLSIAPGQMACLIGLNGVGKTTLLKSIIGLVPQRSGCIELAGSDCGGLAPHRRARAGIGYVPQGREIIPQLSVRENLLLGLEALPGGMGRHRHIDPLVFELFPVLEKFLARRGGDLSGGQQQQLAIARALLGKPRLLLLDEPTEGIQPSVVLDIQRAVSRIIRETGISVLLVEHHASFVRQSDSYYAMQKGGIVASGATADLSSEMIQRFLSV, from the coding sequence ATGACCACCCCAGCCCAGGGCGAATCCAGCCGCTTGTTGAGCGTGCGCGGGCTCAATGTTTATTACGGCGAGAGCCACATCCTGCGCAACGTCGATCTATCGATTGCGCCTGGTCAGATGGCCTGCCTGATCGGGCTCAATGGAGTTGGCAAAACCACCCTGCTGAAGTCGATCATCGGCCTAGTGCCCCAGCGCAGCGGTTGCATCGAGCTGGCAGGCAGCGACTGCGGCGGCCTGGCCCCCCACCGCCGCGCCCGGGCTGGCATTGGCTATGTGCCCCAAGGGCGGGAGATCATTCCCCAGCTCAGCGTGCGCGAAAACCTGCTGCTGGGTCTGGAAGCCCTGCCGGGGGGTATGGGTCGCCATCGCCATATTGACCCGCTGGTGTTTGAGCTGTTCCCGGTGCTGGAGAAGTTTCTGGCCCGCCGTGGCGGCGACCTCTCCGGTGGTCAACAGCAGCAGCTGGCCATCGCCCGGGCCCTGCTCGGTAAGCCCCGTCTGCTGCTGCTCGATGAACCCACTGAGGGCATTCAGCCATCGGTGGTGCTCGACATCCAGCGGGCAGTGAGCCGGATCATTCGAGAGACGGGGATTTCGGTGTTACTGGTGGAACATCACGCCAGCTTTGTGCGCCAATCCGACTCTTATTACGCCATGCAGAAGGGCGGCATTGTGGCCAGTGGCGCCACGGCCGATCTCAGCTCGGAGATGATCCAGCGCTTTTTGAGCGTTTGA
- a CDS encoding APC family permease, protein MTNSELSRQLGLRSLTLAVVTSTIGSGWLFAPFYAARSAGPAALGAWLLGGMLAFSLALVFAELGSLVSSSGALAQIPLLSHGRTAGFIGGWSAWIAYLALPTIEVLAVMQYLASSFPWLTADGGSGQVLSGPGLALATALLAMLAWINLAGVGWLARWIDGLTAWKLAIPLVISVTLMLASGHWGNLAASRLPPGETLRGMVTAISSGGILFSLLGFRTAMDLAGETRRPQRTVPLAMALGLAISLGIYLILQLAFLVSIPPDQLAGGWGRLELTAHGGPLVALAMGLGLGWVARLLLLDAVISPSATAMAYMGASARVSWMMGRCGLLPSSFGRLNRQAVPSVALLVSLAMGVLMLLNGPSWQTVVSFLTATLVIALAMGPVSLIALRQQLPDTQRAYRLPWAGVWCSSAFVLATWAISWCGTSALRGASLIVLVPAGLFALADRQQLRHGLWWFLYLGGIVAITSVPLGLLAQLAALASWALVVFPIATSSRLAQLQPMVEMR, encoded by the coding sequence ATGACCAACTCCGAACTCTCGCGCCAGCTGGGGCTGCGCAGCCTCACCCTCGCCGTAGTGACCAGCACTATTGGCTCAGGCTGGCTGTTTGCCCCCTTTTACGCCGCCCGCAGTGCCGGCCCAGCAGCCCTCGGCGCCTGGCTACTGGGCGGAATGTTGGCCTTCAGCCTGGCCCTGGTATTTGCCGAACTGGGCTCCTTGGTGAGCAGTTCCGGCGCCCTGGCCCAGATCCCCCTGCTCAGTCACGGCCGCACCGCCGGCTTCATCGGCGGCTGGAGCGCCTGGATCGCCTACCTGGCCCTGCCCACCATCGAGGTGCTGGCGGTGATGCAATACCTAGCCAGCAGCTTCCCCTGGCTGACGGCCGATGGGGGCAGCGGCCAGGTGCTCAGCGGTCCGGGCCTAGCCCTGGCCACGGCCCTGCTGGCAATGCTGGCCTGGATCAACCTGGCAGGGGTGGGCTGGCTAGCCCGCTGGATCGACGGGCTCACCGCCTGGAAGCTGGCCATACCCCTGGTGATCTCGGTCACGCTGATGCTGGCTTCGGGCCACTGGGGCAATCTCGCCGCCAGCCGCCTACCCCCGGGCGAAACCCTGCGGGGCATGGTGACGGCTATCAGCAGCGGCGGAATTTTGTTTTCGCTGCTGGGTTTTCGCACCGCCATGGATCTGGCCGGCGAAACCCGCCGGCCCCAGCGCACCGTGCCCCTGGCCATGGCCCTTGGTCTCGCCATCTCCCTTGGCATCTACCTAATCCTGCAGCTGGCCTTCCTGGTATCCATCCCCCCCGACCAACTAGCTGGCGGCTGGGGCCGGCTTGAGCTCACCGCCCACGGCGGACCCCTGGTGGCCCTGGCCATGGGCCTGGGTCTGGGCTGGGTGGCGCGGCTGCTGCTGCTAGATGCGGTGATCTCCCCGAGCGCCACGGCCATGGCCTACATGGGCGCCTCGGCGCGGGTGAGCTGGATGATGGGGCGCTGCGGGCTGCTGCCCAGCAGCTTTGGGCGGCTCAACCGCCAGGCCGTGCCCTCAGTTGCCCTATTAGTGAGCCTGGCCATGGGGGTGTTGATGCTGCTCAACGGCCCCAGCTGGCAAACCGTGGTGAGCTTCCTCACCGCCACCTTGGTGATCGCCCTGGCCATGGGCCCGGTAAGCCTGATAGCCCTGCGCCAGCAGTTGCCCGATACCCAACGGGCCTACCGATTGCCATGGGCCGGTGTCTGGTGCAGCTCCGCCTTCGTGCTGGCCACCTGGGCGATCAGCTGGTGCGGCACCAGCGCCCTGCGAGGAGCCAGCCTGATCGTGCTGGTGCCGGCCGGGCTGTTTGCCCTTGCCGATCGTCAGCAGCTACGTCATGGACTTTGGTGGTTTCTGTACCTCGGCGGCATCGTGGCCATCACCTCAGTGCCGCTGGGTCTCTTGGCCCAGCTGGCTGCGCTAGCTAGCTGGGCCTTAGTGGTATTTCCGATCGCCACCAGCTCCCGACTAGCTCAGTTGCAACCCATGGTGGAAATGCGATAG